The window CGTTGTGGACCGCGATGAGATCCGTCAGTTTGCCGTTGACGTAGTTGTTCTCGGCGGTCAGCGGCGACTCCTTCCACTTCTTCAGCACCTTGCCGACGCTCGCGCCGGCCGGCAGCGTGATGGCGTTGTCGCTGGCGTAGAGCTGCGAGGAGATGCCGATACCGAAGATGTAGTAGTCGTCCTTCTGCTCCTCGGTCACCACGTAGTGGTTGTTGTAGACGTCGACCTGTCCGAACCGCACCCGCGGGGACCGCTGGAGGATCCCGTCGAAGCGGTTGTGGTGCATGGTGACCTTGAGCTTGCCGGAGTCGATGGCGGCGAGGCCGTCGCCGTTGCCGATCAGCATGTTCTTGTCGTGGTCCTGGAAGCGGTTCCAGGACACGGTCACGTAGTTGGAGCCGCGCACGATGTCCGTCAGCCCGTCGTGCTGCTGGAAGACCTTGCCGAAGTAGACCGGCCGCTCGCTGTCGGGGTAGCGCCCGTCGGTGAACGTGTTGTGGTCGAGCCACACGTGGTCGGTGCCGTAGACGACCACGGCGTCGTACTCGGAGTTCCAGGCACCGGTGGCGTTGTCGTCGGTCGGGTCCCACTTCGGGAAGCAGTCGAGCGGGGCCTCGATGGTGAGGTTGCGCAGGATGACGTTCGAGACGCCCTTGATCTGGAGGCTGCCGCCGAGGATGCCGGAGTTCTTGCCGACGCCGACGATGGTGGTGTTGCTGGGGATGTTGGCCTTGATCTCCGTGTCCTGCTTGGCGGCGGAGGCGACCCGCGCGTCCTCCTGCGGACCCATGGCGACCTTGTCGTTGCCGTAGACGGCCGGGTCGTAGTCCTTGAGGTACTGCTGGAGGTCGTACCCGTCGGTGACGAAGGCCTCGCAGCCCTGGGAGACGGCGTCGATCATGCCCTTGACCTGGATGATCTTCGGCGCGTCGCCCCCGTCCTTGAGCGCGGCCTTGAACTCGGCCCAGGTGGTGACGGTGTAGACGTGCTCGGCATCGGCGGCCGACCCCCCGGTCGTACCGGCACCTTCCGAGCCCCAGCCGTCGCCCGCGCCGAGGACCTGGCGGCCGAGGTCACGGGGGCCCGCCTGGGCACTGGTGCCGGTGAGACCGAGGACGAGCGCGGTGCAGCCGATCAGCACAGCTGCCTTCGTCGTGGCATGCCCATGCCATACCTGTGGGTTCATTGTGCGGCTCTCTCTTCTGCGGTCGGGGTGGTTACGCGGCGGCCTGCGGCCAGGTGACCCAGGACTCCGGGATCTCCTCGTCGAGCCGGCGCACGTCCTGCGGGGCCAGCACGCGGGTGCGCAGCAGTTCCCGCGCCACGAGACGCGCCACGGCGATGGCGCCGGGCGGATTGAAGTGCGTGTTGTCCTGCTCGGTGGCGGTCCAGTTGAAGTGCGTCTTGGTCCCTTCGACCCCGAGCTGCTGCCACAGCGCGAGGGACAGGGCCTGGATGTCGAGCAACGTGACGCGCTCCTCCTGAGCGAGCGCACGCATCGCTGCCGGATAGTCGCCGTGGGTCGGCAGGGCCTTGCCGCCGGCGTCGAACTTCCGGCGTTCGACGGCGGTGGCGAGGACGGGCCGGGCACCCCGGGCGCGGGCGCCGTCAATGTAGAGGCGCAGGTAGTCCTGGTACGTCGTCCAGGGCTCGGTGTACCGGGTGGGGTCGGTGGCCTTCTCGTCGTTGTGGGCGAACTGGATGAGAAGGAAGTCGCCCGGCCGGATGGCCCCGAGGATGACGTCGAGCCGGCCTTCGTCGACGAAGCTCTTCGAACTGCGCCCGTTCACCGCGTGGTTGGAAACGGTCCGGTCCTTGTGCAGAAAGAAGGGGAGCGCCATGCCCCACCCGGTCTCGGGGGCGGCGTCGGCGTATTTCTGGGCAGCGGTGGAATCACCGGCGATGTAGAGGGTGCGAGTGCGGCGGCCGGAGCCGGCGTGAGCGGTACCGGTGGCCGCGAGAGCGAGCGGGACGGCGGCCATGGCCGCCAGGCTTACCTGTCTGCGGGTGAGCGACACGGGGAAGTGCCTTTCTCAACAGGGCTGATGGGTGAGTCGTTCAGGGGTGCCTTCAAACGTGGGGGGGGGATTGCGACGCCCCAGGGGCGCGGGGAACTGCGCGACCAGCCACACACAACCCGCAGCCGGCCGCGCACAGGACCACCCGAGCTCTTAGCCGTTCCTTTCCTTCCACTCGGTCTGAGCCTCATTGAGCTGGTCGGCCATCGTGTCCAGGAACTCCTTGGCGCTCATGTCCCCGTTGAGCACCTTCTGGAAGTTCGGCTCGTTGTCGGCCTTGGAGATGGAGTTCCAGTCGGGCAGGTAGTACGGCAGCTGCACGATCGTGGTCGACCCGTCGTTCAGGGCCTGCGCCGCGAGCTTGGTCGGCTCGGCCTTGGAGATCCAGGCGTCCTTAGCGGCCTCCGTGTTGGACGGGATGGCGCCGGCCGATTCGTTCCACTTGGAGTTCGACTCGTGCGAGGCGGCGAACTCGATGAACTTCCAGGCGGCTTCCTTGTTCTTGGAGCTCTTGAACAGGCCGAGACCGTCGACCGGGTTGGAGACCTGGACCCGCTTGCCGTCCGGACCCGTGGGCTGCGGGATACCGCGGAAATTCTCGACCCCGAGCGCCTTGACGTGGTCCTGGTAGGAGCCGAGGTTGTGGTTCAGCATCCCGATGGTGCCGGAGTCCCACTGGGCGACCATCTTGGTGAAGTCGTTGTTCAGGTCGGCGGCCGGGGTGACCTTCTTGTAGAGGGCCGCGTACTTCTCCAGCGCCTCGACGTTCTTCGGGTCGTTGACGGTCGTCTTCTCACCGCCGGCGTCCCAGAAGGACGTGATGCCGGACTGTCCGTACATGGCGTCCAGCGCCTGGGCGATGGAGCCGGCGCCGCCGCGGATGGTGTAACCGAACTCGTTCTTCTTGGCGTCGGTGAGCTTCTCCGCGGCCTCGTAGAACTTGTCCCAGGTCGCGGGCTCGTCCAGACCCGCCTTCTTGAACAGGTCGGTGCGGTAGTACAGGACACCGTTGTTCGCGGAGGTCGGAGCCGAGTACAGCTTGTCGTCACCGCCGCCCGCGGCCTTCATCGACGTCAGCATGTCCTCGTTGAGCTTGCCGTTCAGCGAGGACTTGGCGAGCCGGTCGTCCAGCGGCTCCAGCGCGCTCTGCGCGACGAACCCGGCGAGCATCGCCGCGCCGACGCCGCCGACGTCCGGCAGGCCGCCGCCCTGGATGGCGGTGTCCACCTTGGACTGGTAGTCGGTCGACGGGATCCCGACGTACTCGACCTTGATGTCCGGGTTCGCCTTCTGGAAGTCGGCGATGACCTCCTTCCAGATGTCGGTGCGGACACCGCCGTTGTTGTCCCAGAAGACGATCTCTCCCGTGCCGCTGCCCTCGTCGCCCGAGTCGCCGCTCGTGCCGCTGTCACCACAGGCGGTGGCGGTCAGGGCGAGGACGGAACCCAGAGCGACGGCCACGGCGGCGCGCCTGCTTCTGTGGATGCTGATCTTCATTGCTCGGCTCTCTTCTTCTGGATCCAGCGGAGATATGCAGTTGTGGGGGTCTCAGTGGCGCGCGTACGGCGCCCAGCCGTCCGTGCCCCGGAGGTAGTGCGCGATGGTGTGCCTGCTCGCGTCGGCGGCGCTCATCTGCGGCCGGTCCGCGGTCACCTCGGATCCCGGGCCGAAGTTCCGGTACTCCGCGAACCGCGCGTCCTTCCACGAGAACCCGCTCATGTCGGTCCAGGGGGAGGACTTGATCGCGGCGGGCAACCAGGTGTCGCGGATCAGCACCTGTGCGACGGCGTTCGGCTCCCCGCCCGGATGCCACGGCCGCCCCAGGTGGAAGCTCCCGGGCGGTGCGTCGCTCACGATCTGCGAGTCGGTGATCAGGAACCCGTACGGGTTGCCGGTCCAGGTCGAAGCGGCCGTGATGTACCCGTTGTTGGTGTCCGAGCCCCGGCTCAGCGCGCGGATGACGGACCGCTCAATGACGGTGGTCGCCCGCCCGTACACGAAGTCGACGTCGCCCTCGATGTAGGAGTCGCGGATGTAGACCCGGTTGATCACGTCCAGCTTGGGGCTGTCGGTCATGAGGGTGTCCTGGTTGCCCAGGAAGGAGGTGTTCTCGAAGACGATCCGGTCCCCGGTCGTCTTCATCGCCAGCGCCTGCTCGCCCTTCAGCTCGACCGCGGCCTCGTCGAAGTCGTTGTTGAAGGTGAGGTTGCGGACGGTGACGTCGTGCGCGGCGATCCTGACGGTGGCGCTCCCCGTCGACCCTCCGTACTCGGCGGGCGTGTCGTAGACGATCACAGTGTCGGACCGGTCGCGCCCGGTTCCCTTGAGCACGATGTTCGGCTTGGCCGCGGGGATGAACACCTTCTCGCGATACGTCCCCGGCGCCACCGCGATGGTGACCGGCACGGCGTTGCCGTCGGGCACGGCGTCCACGGCGGCCTGCACGCTCGGGTAGTCGGCCGGGACGTGCAGGGTCGTGCCGATCCGCTGCTGCGGTCCGGAGAACCTCTTCACCAACGCCGGTACGGCGGCGGCCGGATCGAGCCGGTAGTCGTAGAACTCCCGCGGATCGAAGGCCGTCCCCCACGCGTCCTGACGTCCGCTGACGTTCTTCAGGATCGAGCCGCGCTGCACCAACTCGGCGGTGGCGTCGGCCTGGTAGGGGTGCTGGACTCCGTCGTAGTAGCTGTTCTCGATGACCATCCTGGTCCGTCCGCGCGACCAGTTCCCGTACGTCCACGTCGGGTCGCCGTCGGCCACCTGCGCCGAGAGGTAGTTGTTGTAGAGATGGGCGTAGGCGCAGTTGTCGGCGGACGGGTTGCGTTGCTTGGTTCCCGTGAACCAGTTGTGGTCGATCGTGATCTCCGTCTGGACGTTGGTGGTCCAGCCGATCCCGAACGCCTTGTTGTGGCTGGTGAACTGGTTGGAGGAGACGGTGATGTACCGGCTGTCCTTGCGGATGTCGAGCAGTCCGTCGCCCATGTGCGTGAGGCGGTTGTGGTCGATCCAGACGTGGTCGACGGTGTCCATCTGGATGGCGTCGAAGTCGGTCGTCTTGCCGTCCCAGTCGCCCTCGACATAGGAGTCGCGGATCGTCAGGTTGCGGATGATGACGTTGCTCGTGCCGGGGTTGAGGTGCAGCTCGCCGTGGACGATCTCGCCGGTGTCGCCGACGCCGACGAGGGTCTTGTTCGAGGTCACGACGATGTCCGAGCCGAAGGGCGCGACGGCGATCGCCCCCGACACCCGGATGACGTACGGCTCTTCGGCCGCCGCGTACTTCGCGAGCGAGGCCTGGTCGGTGACGGTCACGACCTTGCCGCCCGCGCCCCCGGTGGTCCCGCCGGCCAGCGAGGCGAAGCCGTGCGGCTGATCGGTCCAGCGATCAGCGGACGTGACAGTCGGGGCGGTCGAGGCGGTCAGGGCGGTCGGAGCAGGGCTCACGGCCTGTGCCTCGCCGACCGCCCCGAGGCACAGGGCGGCCACCAGGCCGAGCACGGCGGCCACGACCCTGCCGTACCCCGGTCTCGGCAAGCGCTTGCTATGGAGGTGCGTCATTGCGGCTCCCAACAGGCGTACGGGTGGGTTACAAGGAGGTGATCCGGAACTGCGTGAAGCTCGCCGCGCCGGCGTGTCCCGAGCCGGTGGGCGTGAGGGCGAACAGGCCGAGCAGGGCGCCGACCCAGCGCCAGGGGGTGGCCGCGAAGACCGGGCCGGACGGGCGCGGGCCCTCCCCGATGTCGTAGTGGAAGCGACAGCGCGCCCCCGCCCCGATCTCGATCCGCAGCCGCACCCGCCCCTCAGGCGCGAGCCGCGCGTGTGCGGCATCCCGTTCCTTCTCCGCGACGGCCTCGGCGAACCGGTGCACCACGTGCACCTCTGCGTCCGTGCCCCGCTGGAGCCCGATCCAGCCGAACGCGTCCCCGAGCACCGCGAGCCCCGCCCGCGCCCCCGGCTCCTCGCTGTCCAGCCGCAGCTCGACCTCCACCGCGCACGGCGTGCCGGGCAGCCGCTGCGTGAGCACGTTCGGCAGTTTGCGCAGGTCGTGGGCGTCAGCCGAGCGGACGCAGGCCAGCTTCAGGCCGTCGCCGGAGTGCTGGGTGGCCCAGCCGTCCTGCGGAGTGGCGGTCCAGGACCACTGGCGGCCGAAGCGTCCGCCGGGGAAGTCGTCGTCGGTGGCGGGCGCGGCGGGCGGCTGCGGCGGCAGGTCGGGGGTGCGGTGTACGGCGACGGGGGCGCCGTCGTCGCCCAGCACCGGCCAGCCGTCGGTGCCCCAGCGCATCGGCTGGAGGTGGACGACCCTGCCGTACGCGCCCCGCTGCTGGAAGTGCAGGAACCAGTCCTCACCGGAGGGGGTGCGCACCCAGCCGCCCTGGTGCGGCCCGTTGACGTCGGTGTCCTTCTGTTCGAGGACGATCTTCTCCTCGTACGGCCCGAAGAACTCGCGCGAGCGGAAGGCGCCCTGCCAGCCCGTCTCCACTCCCCCGGCGGGCGCCAGGATCCAGAACCAGCCGTCGTGCCGGTAGAGCTTCGGGCCTTCGAGGGTGAACCAGCCCGGGATCCGGTCACCGTCGACGATCAGCTTGCCCTCGTCGAGGAGCTCGGTGCCGTCTGGGTGCATACGGTGGCCGGTGACGCGGTTCTTCACCCCCGACCGGGACTTGGCCCAGGCGTGCACGAGGTAGGCCTCGCCACGCTCGTCGTCCCACAGAGGGCAGGGGTCGATCAGGCCCTTGCCCTCCTTGACCAGGTGCGGGCGGGTCCAAGGGCCGCGGATCTCGGGGGCGTTGACCTGGAAGATGCCCTGGTCGGGGTCGCCCCAGAAGATCCAGAAGCGGTCGTCGTGGTGCCGGAGGGAAGGGGCCCAGACTCCGCAGTCGTGCCGCGGTGCCGCGAACTCCTGCGCCGGTTCGAGGTGGTCGACGGCGTGGCCGACCAGGGTCCAGTTGACCAGGTCGCGGGAGTGCAGGAGGGGCAGGCCCGGGGCGCGGCCGAAGCTGGAGGCGGTGAGGTAGAAGTCGTCGCCGACGCGGACGACGTCCGGGTCGGACCAGTCGGCGTTCAGGACGGGGTTGCGATACACGTCGGCCGTCACGGGCTCACCGCCTTGCGGACCAGGGCAGCCGCTTCGAGCCGGCTGATACGGCCGTCGGCGACGACGGTGACGATCCGGCGGACGGCGGTCTCGCCGGGCGGGATCGGCAGCCGTTCCTCGGCGGCGAGGGAGGAGCCGACGCCGGGATACTCCCCGGCGCGCACGAACCACGGATCCCGGCGGGTCTGTTCGGTGGCCCCGGCGAAGACCAGGGTCCAGGTGGAGCCCGCGAGAGCCACCCAGGGGGCGCGGGTGCCGTGCACCTCTTGCTCGCCCTCGCGGTCGACGGTGAACACCTCCGGCGCCACCGCCTCCTTGCGGGCCCGCCAGAAGAAGCCGCCGTACGCCGCGCCGGGGCGGCCGTTGGTGGCGGGGCTGCCGATCGACAGCGGGCCGGAGGTGACGTTGGTCAGGGAGAAGGTGAAGTCCAACGCCCAGGCGAAAACGGTGAGTTCGGTGGTCGCGACCGTACGGCGCTCGCGCAGCAGCTCGGCCCCCGCCGCCACCCACCGCAGTTCCTCGACGAAGCCGTCGGGATCGCGCAGCTGGAAGGCGGTGTGGCGCTGGGCGCCGTGGTTGTCGAGCTCGGTCGGGCCCTGGTCGCGGACGTAGGTGCGTCCGCCCCAGAAGTTGTGCCCCTCGACGTCGGGAACGGCGACACCGACGCCGAGGTGGTGGATGTGGTCGGCGGGGCTGAGTTCGGTGACCGCCGTGCCGGCCAGGGTGGTGACGGGGTGCAGATACGGGCGTGGGGAGAGCCGGGCCGGGAGTTCGGGCCGGGTGACGTACCGGCCGACCGGTCGGCTCGCGACGCGCAGCACCGCGGTGTCGTGGGGGGTCATCAGGTGCTCACCTCTTTCGTTCGTGCCGGAAGGGCCCAGGGGGCGCCCAGCTCGGAGTAGAGGGCGAGGGTGTCGGCGGCGGCCGCGACGAGGCCGTCGATGCCGGGCACGACCCGGCGCTGCTCGTCGGGGAGCAGCTGCCAGGCCTCGTCCGGCAGCGGGGCCGGGTCGGGGGCCCGTCGAATCGCTTCAACGACCTTCATGAAGGCGCCGGTCGCCTCGGGCGTGACCAGCAGGTCGGCGCCGTCGGTGAGGTGCTCGACGAGGTTCTCCAGCAGGTCGGTGCGGCCGTACTCGTACTCCTCGGGGCCGTGGTTCGCGCGCTGGAGCAGGACGCGGTCCTGCTTGTACCAGAAGGTGATCCGGCCGTGTTCGCCGTGGACGACGACGTACGGATCGTCGGGGTCCTCGGCGCACAGGGTCGCGGCGACGACGACCTCGGGGCCGTGCGCGGTGGTGACGCGGACGCAGGAGGTGTCGTCGGACTCGATGTCGTTGGCGCGCAGCAGCTCGGTCTCGATGGCGGTGACGTCCTCCGCGTGGGTCGTGCCACCCAGCGCGAGGGCGGTGGCGACGGCGTGCGCGAGCGGGTTGGTCAGCACGCCGTCGATCACGTCGACGCCGTTCAGCCGCCGCTTGCCCGCCCAGGGAGCCCGCCGGTAGTACGCCTCGGGGCGCGCCCAGGCACCGGCACCGCCGATCCCGACGATCTCGCCGACGGCGCCCTCGGCCATCAGCGTCCGGACCGCGGGCACCGCTCGCGAGCCCAGCGACTGGAAGCCGATCTGGCAGACGACCCCGGCCTCGGCGACCCCGTCGGCCATGCGCCGGAACTCGGCGTACGACGGGGCGGGCGGCTTCTCCAGCAGGATGTGCACACCCCTGCGCGCGGCCGTCAACGCCAGGTCGGTGTGGGTCGGGATCGGCGTGCAGATCACCGCGACGCTCGCGCCGGTGGAGTCGAGGAGGGCACCGAAGTCGGCGGACTGCTCGGGCGTCCCCAGGCCGGCCGGGAGCTCGTCCTCGCTCAGCGGGGTCAGCTCGCAGATCCCCGCCAGCCGGACGATCCCCTTGTCCTGGAGCCGGCGGATGTTGTCGAGGTGCCAGCGGCCGTGGCCGCGCGCGCCCGCCAGGACGATGGGTACGGCCGTGCTCATGGGATCCTCCCTGCGCCCGCGCCGCGTGCCACCTCACGGTCGGCCGTGGCGGCGCTGTCGATCTTTGTGTGCAGGGTAGGTGTCCAGCCGACGTCGGCCGTGAGATCACGCTCGCTGCCGGAGTTGTACGCGTTGTGGATGGCGAGCAGGTCCACCGGATAGCCGTTGAACAGGGTGCCGGACTGGTGGAAAGCGGTGCCGTTCCAGCTCTTGACCAGGTCGGCGGCCTCGACATGTCCGGGCGTGGTGAAGGCGTTGTTCTCGGCGTGGATGCCGGACTCGGTCGACACGCCGATGGAGTAGCGGTAGTCGTGGGCGTCGGCCGGGACGACGTACCGGTTGTTGTAGAGGTGCACCTGCCCGAAGCGGACGCGGGGCGCGCGCTGGACGACGGACTCGAACTCGTTGTGGTGCAGCGTGACCCGCAGCCTGCCCCGGTCGCCGGTGGCCGTGTCGCCGTTGCCGATGAGGATCGCCTTGTCGTGGTCGGCGAACCGGCTCCAGGAGACGGTGACCAGGTCGGAGGCGTTGGTGATGTCCAGCAGGCCGTCGTGGCGGAGGTAGTTGCGGCCGAAGTAGGTGGGTTCCTTCTCGTCCGGGTGGCCCTTGTCGCTGAGGGTCACATGGTCGACCCAGACGTGGGTGGCGCCGCGCAGCCAGATGTTGTCGTACGCCGTCTTCCAGTCACCGAGGCCGCCGGTGTTGGGCTGCCAGACCGGGAAGCAGTCGTAGGCGTCCCGGAGTTCGAGGTTGCGGACGATGACGTTTTCGGCGCCTTCGAGCTGGAGGCTCGCGCCCTTGAGGACCGCGCTGTCGCCGA of the Streptomyces sp. T12 genome contains:
- a CDS encoding polysaccharide lyase family 1 protein gives rise to the protein MNPQVWHGHATTKAAVLIGCTALVLGLTGTSAQAGPRDLGRQVLGAGDGWGSEGAGTTGGSAADAEHVYTVTTWAEFKAALKDGGDAPKIIQVKGMIDAVSQGCEAFVTDGYDLQQYLKDYDPAVYGNDKVAMGPQEDARVASAAKQDTEIKANIPSNTTIVGVGKNSGILGGSLQIKGVSNVILRNLTIEAPLDCFPKWDPTDDNATGAWNSEYDAVVVYGTDHVWLDHNTFTDGRYPDSERPVYFGKVFQQHDGLTDIVRGSNYVTVSWNRFQDHDKNMLIGNGDGLAAIDSGKLKVTMHHNRFDGILQRSPRVRFGQVDVYNNHYVVTEEQKDDYYIFGIGISSQLYASDNAITLPAGASVGKVLKKWKESPLTAENNYVNGKLTDLIAVHNAEIPAETLQSGAGWKPTLRTKVDNPKALPGILNHCAGAGHLR
- a CDS encoding rhamnogalacturonan acetylesterase; protein product: MSLTRRQVSLAAMAAVPLALAATGTAHAGSGRRTRTLYIAGDSTAAQKYADAAPETGWGMALPFFLHKDRTVSNHAVNGRSSKSFVDEGRLDVILGAIRPGDFLLIQFAHNDEKATDPTRYTEPWTTYQDYLRLYIDGARARGARPVLATAVERRKFDAGGKALPTHGDYPAAMRALAQEERVTLLDIQALSLALWQQLGVEGTKTHFNWTATEQDNTHFNPPGAIAVARLVARELLRTRVLAPQDVRRLDEEIPESWVTWPQAAA
- a CDS encoding sugar ABC transporter substrate-binding protein, with the protein product MKISIHRSRRAAVAVALGSVLALTATACGDSGTSGDSGDEGSGTGEIVFWDNNGGVRTDIWKEVIADFQKANPDIKVEYVGIPSTDYQSKVDTAIQGGGLPDVGGVGAAMLAGFVAQSALEPLDDRLAKSSLNGKLNEDMLTSMKAAGGGDDKLYSAPTSANNGVLYYRTDLFKKAGLDEPATWDKFYEAAEKLTDAKKNEFGYTIRGGAGSIAQALDAMYGQSGITSFWDAGGEKTTVNDPKNVEALEKYAALYKKVTPAADLNNDFTKMVAQWDSGTIGMLNHNLGSYQDHVKALGVENFRGIPQPTGPDGKRVQVSNPVDGLGLFKSSKNKEAAWKFIEFAASHESNSKWNESAGAIPSNTEAAKDAWISKAEPTKLAAQALNDGSTTIVQLPYYLPDWNSISKADNEPNFQKVLNGDMSAKEFLDTMADQLNEAQTEWKERNG
- a CDS encoding pectinesterase family protein; amino-acid sequence: MTHLHSKRLPRPGYGRVVAAVLGLVAALCLGAVGEAQAVSPAPTALTASTAPTVTSADRWTDQPHGFASLAGGTTGGAGGKVVTVTDQASLAKYAAAEEPYVIRVSGAIAVAPFGSDIVVTSNKTLVGVGDTGEIVHGELHLNPGTSNVIIRNLTIRDSYVEGDWDGKTTDFDAIQMDTVDHVWIDHNRLTHMGDGLLDIRKDSRYITVSSNQFTSHNKAFGIGWTTNVQTEITIDHNWFTGTKQRNPSADNCAYAHLYNNYLSAQVADGDPTWTYGNWSRGRTRMVIENSYYDGVQHPYQADATAELVQRGSILKNVSGRQDAWGTAFDPREFYDYRLDPAAAVPALVKRFSGPQQRIGTTLHVPADYPSVQAAVDAVPDGNAVPVTIAVAPGTYREKVFIPAAKPNIVLKGTGRDRSDTVIVYDTPAEYGGSTGSATVRIAAHDVTVRNLTFNNDFDEAAVELKGEQALAMKTTGDRIVFENTSFLGNQDTLMTDSPKLDVINRVYIRDSYIEGDVDFVYGRATTVIERSVIRALSRGSDTNNGYITAASTWTGNPYGFLITDSQIVSDAPPGSFHLGRPWHPGGEPNAVAQVLIRDTWLPAAIKSSPWTDMSGFSWKDARFAEYRNFGPGSEVTADRPQMSAADASRHTIAHYLRGTDGWAPYARH
- a CDS encoding glycoside hydrolase 43 family protein, yielding MTADVYRNPVLNADWSDPDVVRVGDDFYLTASSFGRAPGLPLLHSRDLVNWTLVGHAVDHLEPAQEFAAPRHDCGVWAPSLRHHDDRFWIFWGDPDQGIFQVNAPEIRGPWTRPHLVKEGKGLIDPCPLWDDERGEAYLVHAWAKSRSGVKNRVTGHRMHPDGTELLDEGKLIVDGDRIPGWFTLEGPKLYRHDGWFWILAPAGGVETGWQGAFRSREFFGPYEEKIVLEQKDTDVNGPHQGGWVRTPSGEDWFLHFQQRGAYGRVVHLQPMRWGTDGWPVLGDDGAPVAVHRTPDLPPQPPAAPATDDDFPGGRFGRQWSWTATPQDGWATQHSGDGLKLACVRSADAHDLRKLPNVLTQRLPGTPCAVEVELRLDSEEPGARAGLAVLGDAFGWIGLQRGTDAEVHVVHRFAEAVAEKERDAAHARLAPEGRVRLRIEIGAGARCRFHYDIGEGPRPSGPVFAATPWRWVGALLGLFALTPTGSGHAGAASFTQFRITSL
- a CDS encoding PmoA family protein, with translation MTPHDTAVLRVASRPVGRYVTRPELPARLSPRPYLHPVTTLAGTAVTELSPADHIHHLGVGVAVPDVEGHNFWGGRTYVRDQGPTELDNHGAQRHTAFQLRDPDGFVEELRWVAAGAELLRERRTVATTELTVFAWALDFTFSLTNVTSGPLSIGSPATNGRPGAAYGGFFWRARKEAVAPEVFTVDREGEQEVHGTRAPWVALAGSTWTLVFAGATEQTRRDPWFVRAGEYPGVGSSLAAEERLPIPPGETAVRRIVTVVADGRISRLEAAALVRKAVSP
- a CDS encoding Gfo/Idh/MocA family protein, yielding MSTAVPIVLAGARGHGRWHLDNIRRLQDKGIVRLAGICELTPLSEDELPAGLGTPEQSADFGALLDSTGASVAVICTPIPTHTDLALTAARRGVHILLEKPPAPSYAEFRRMADGVAEAGVVCQIGFQSLGSRAVPAVRTLMAEGAVGEIVGIGGAGAWARPEAYYRRAPWAGKRRLNGVDVIDGVLTNPLAHAVATALALGGTTHAEDVTAIETELLRANDIESDDTSCVRVTTAHGPEVVVAATLCAEDPDDPYVVVHGEHGRITFWYKQDRVLLQRANHGPEEYEYGRTDLLENLVEHLTDGADLLVTPEATGAFMKVVEAIRRAPDPAPLPDEAWQLLPDEQRRVVPGIDGLVAAAADTLALYSELGAPWALPARTKEVST
- a CDS encoding polysaccharide lyase family 1 protein → MRGRQIAVVGALLGLLCVPAHAEARDVSRDTLPANDGWASEGEGTTGGAAADDAHVYTVTDRAGLVRALDGGSATPKIIRIAGTIDANTDDDGDHLDCADYATDGYSTKKYLAAYDPRTWGSAKPSGPQEEARQASAAKQAERIELAVGSHTTIVGLGDSAVLKGASLQLEGAENVIVRNLELRDAYDCFPVWQPNTGGLGDWKTAYDNIWLRGATHVWVDHVTLSDKGHPDEKEPTYFGRNYLRHDGLLDITNASDLVTVSWSRFADHDKAILIGNGDTATGDRGRLRVTLHHNEFESVVQRAPRVRFGQVHLYNNRYVVPADAHDYRYSIGVSTESGIHAENNAFTTPGHVEAADLVKSWNGTAFHQSGTLFNGYPVDLLAIHNAYNSGSERDLTADVGWTPTLHTKIDSAATADREVARGAGAGRIP